The proteins below come from a single Vibrio natriegens NBRC 15636 = ATCC 14048 = DSM 759 genomic window:
- the rimJ gene encoding ribosomal protein S5-alanine N-acetyltransferase encodes MEDKSSSVAVHKLDGDLLLRTAEIADADMIAEYFQVNREYLKPFEPTREDAFFTVNGWLQKLIKLSELHRQGLGYYCLLIDTQKQRMLGTISFSGLVRFPFHSCSVGYSLAQTAQGNGYMRRGLKMACDYMFDVQNMHRIQAGYMPHNKRSEAVLEHVGFSKEGYAKDYLLIDGEWQDHILTSLTKPDWQPKAR; translated from the coding sequence ATGGAAGATAAAAGTTCATCCGTCGCCGTTCATAAGTTGGACGGCGACTTACTTCTGCGTACTGCTGAAATCGCAGATGCTGATATGATTGCCGAATATTTTCAGGTAAATCGCGAGTACTTAAAGCCGTTTGAACCAACCCGCGAGGACGCCTTCTTTACCGTCAATGGTTGGCTACAAAAACTCATTAAACTAAGCGAACTCCACCGTCAGGGGCTTGGCTATTACTGTCTTCTCATTGATACCCAAAAACAACGCATGTTAGGCACAATTTCCTTCAGCGGTCTGGTTCGTTTCCCATTTCACTCATGCAGCGTTGGTTACTCTCTTGCCCAAACGGCGCAGGGTAACGGATACATGCGTCGTGGTCTTAAAATGGCTTGTGATTACATGTTCGACGTACAAAATATGCATCGAATTCAGGCAGGGTACATGCCACACAACAAACGCAGCGAAGCCGTTCTGGAACATGTTGGCTTTAGTAAAGAAGGCTATGCGAAGGACTATCTTTTGATAGATGGCGAGTGGCAAGATCATATCTTAACCTCACTGACTAAACCTGACTGGCAACCAAAGGCTCGATGA
- a CDS encoding HD domain-containing protein yields the protein MERLEKQLKLLIELDQLKNVLRRTRVKCAEGRLENSGEHSWHVALMAVLMEEHANAPVDICRVMKMLLIHDVVEIDAGDTFVYDTAASKEQAEKEIKAAERLFGMLPSEQGKELLALWHEFEAAQTDDAKYAKALDRLIPMLLNYHNDGQSWQEHGVTREQALTINKRIELGSVTLWDKAKEIIEDATDKGWLKS from the coding sequence ATGGAAAGACTAGAGAAGCAGCTAAAGCTATTAATAGAGTTGGATCAGTTGAAAAATGTGCTTCGTCGAACCCGTGTTAAATGCGCGGAAGGCAGACTGGAAAACAGCGGAGAACACAGTTGGCACGTAGCCCTGATGGCCGTCTTGATGGAAGAACATGCCAATGCTCCGGTCGATATTTGCCGAGTCATGAAAATGCTGTTGATCCACGATGTCGTAGAGATCGACGCGGGCGACACCTTTGTTTATGATACGGCCGCTTCAAAAGAGCAGGCGGAAAAAGAAATCAAAGCCGCAGAACGTTTATTCGGAATGCTGCCAAGCGAGCAAGGCAAAGAGCTATTGGCATTGTGGCATGAATTTGAAGCGGCACAAACTGACGATGCAAAGTACGCAAAAGCCCTCGACCGTTTAATACCAATGCTTCTAAATTATCATAATGACGGTCAAAGTTGGCAAGAACATGGCGTAACGCGTGAACAAGCGCTTACTATTAACAAAAGAATTGAACTTGGCTCTGTCACATTGTGGGACAAAGCGAAAGAAATAATTGAAGATGCCACCGATAAAGGTTGGCTGAAGTCGTAA
- a CDS encoding YcjX family protein — MKRITKEVNDFINRGMDSNVRIAVTGLSRAGKTAFITSLVDQLLYTATHDNLPLLAAARDKRLIGAKREPQSNMMVPRFAYDEAIAQIHATPPAWPVPTRDVSEIRLALKYKPNKTTKKLLSKTAVLNVDIIDYPGEWLLDLPLLDMDFATWSQTQFNALKGQRSQLAETWLEELENLDLNESVNEKQLESIAYSYTQYLHGCKDAGLHWVQPGRFVLPGELAGAPVLQFFPCRVEAETKPVKGSNLAMLEARFHEYQQKVVKAFYKHHFATFDRQIVLVDCLQPLNAGDEAFYDMRQALEQIMHSFRYGRSSFIRRLFSPKIDKVLFAATKADHVTPEQHPNLVSLLQQMVHPAWQTAAYENIEMSCMSIASIQATTPGFISTGDKTVPALQGITLDGEPMTMFPGEVPRKLPNAAYWQNSGFDFTSFRPMPSASDEPMKHIRLDKALDYLIGDKLK, encoded by the coding sequence ATGAAAAGAATAACAAAAGAAGTGAATGACTTTATCAACCGCGGCATGGACTCTAATGTCCGAATCGCCGTTACAGGCTTATCCCGAGCGGGCAAAACGGCGTTTATTACTTCCCTGGTCGATCAGCTGCTTTATACGGCGACGCACGACAATTTGCCATTATTGGCCGCGGCCAGAGACAAACGATTGATAGGCGCTAAACGTGAGCCTCAATCGAATATGATGGTTCCCCGTTTTGCTTACGACGAAGCCATCGCTCAAATTCATGCCACGCCTCCAGCGTGGCCAGTGCCAACGCGTGATGTTAGTGAAATTCGACTGGCGCTGAAATATAAGCCGAATAAAACCACCAAAAAGTTATTGAGCAAAACCGCTGTTCTTAACGTGGATATCATTGACTACCCGGGAGAGTGGTTGCTTGATTTACCGCTTCTGGATATGGATTTCGCCACCTGGTCGCAAACGCAGTTTAATGCGCTAAAAGGTCAACGCAGTCAGTTGGCAGAAACGTGGTTAGAAGAACTGGAAAACCTGGACCTTAACGAGAGTGTTAATGAAAAGCAGCTCGAGAGCATTGCGTATTCTTACACGCAATATCTACATGGTTGTAAAGACGCTGGGTTGCATTGGGTTCAACCGGGGCGTTTTGTTCTGCCGGGTGAATTGGCCGGAGCACCGGTTCTGCAATTTTTTCCTTGTCGGGTTGAGGCAGAGACCAAGCCTGTTAAAGGCAGTAATCTAGCGATGCTAGAAGCGCGTTTCCATGAATATCAGCAAAAAGTAGTGAAGGCGTTCTATAAACATCACTTTGCGACGTTTGACCGCCAAATCGTGCTGGTGGATTGCTTACAACCTTTAAATGCCGGAGATGAGGCGTTTTACGATATGCGTCAGGCGCTGGAGCAAATCATGCATAGCTTCCGCTACGGACGCAGCAGTTTTATTCGTCGGCTATTTTCTCCCAAAATCGACAAAGTTCTCTTCGCTGCAACCAAAGCAGACCACGTTACGCCAGAACAGCATCCGAATTTGGTCTCTTTGCTCCAGCAGATGGTGCATCCCGCTTGGCAAACGGCCGCTTATGAGAACATTGAAATGAGCTGTATGAGTATTGCTTCGATTCAGGCCACGACGCCTGGGTTTATTTCCACCGGCGACAAGACCGTTCCGGCTTTGCAGGGCATAACACTGGATGGCGAACCAATGACGATGTTCCCTGGTGAAGTACCAAGGAAACTACCGAATGCGGCATATTGGCAAAACAGTGGTTTTGATTTCACTTCGTTCCGTCCAATGCCGTCAGCAAGTGATGAACCGATGAAACATATACGTTTAGACAAAGCACTGGATTACCTGATCGGAGATAAGTTGAAATGA
- the tyrR gene encoding transcriptional regulator TyrR, translated as MRLEVLCEDRLGLTRELLDILASKSIDLRGIEIDISGIIYLNCPDIDFDTFSELMAEIRRISGVKDVRKIQFMPMERHNTELLSLVDNLPDPVFAIDLKGAVDMANMSALSLLGLHKQEVIGTQIGTLLPSMRFSRWSEGVNARTRENLVIDGLDYILELMPVYIKDEAQNSTLASTLITIRSSQQVSRIEEAVPLHNPLGFEHFVGLSNRHKALMNQAKKLSVLDQPLLIEGETGTGKEMLAKACHSRSSRASKPFLVLSCASMPDDVAETELFGHAPGSFNHEQGHKGIFEQANGGTVFLDEIGEMSSHLQIKLLRFLQDGNFRRVGAEDEMHVDVRIIASTKHNLAELSEAGMFREDLYYRLNVLTLTIPPLRKRSNDVAPLLELFVTKHAQQLGIDKPDFDEDLIDGLANYQWPGNMRQLDNMVLRALTEMDGHLLKVEHFNLPQPQSVGGGSATLNLDGSLDEIMRDYESQILERLYQSFPSSRKLAKRLNVSHTSIANKLRDYGIRKN; from the coding sequence GTGCGTCTTGAAGTCTTATGTGAAGATAGACTCGGTCTTACCCGAGAACTGCTCGATATTTTAGCATCTAAAAGTATCGACTTGCGTGGTATTGAGATTGATATCAGCGGCATTATATATTTGAATTGCCCGGATATTGATTTTGATACCTTTAGCGAATTAATGGCCGAAATCCGACGTATTTCGGGGGTTAAAGACGTACGTAAAATTCAGTTCATGCCTATGGAACGCCATAATACCGAGCTGCTTTCTCTCGTGGATAATCTGCCGGATCCTGTCTTTGCTATCGATCTTAAAGGCGCGGTAGACATGGCCAACATGTCTGCGTTGTCTCTGCTAGGTTTGCACAAGCAAGAAGTTATCGGCACACAAATTGGTACGCTATTACCAAGCATGCGTTTCTCTCGTTGGTCTGAAGGAGTGAACGCCCGAACTCGTGAAAATCTGGTGATTGATGGTCTGGATTATATTCTTGAGTTAATGCCAGTTTATATCAAAGATGAAGCGCAAAACTCGACACTGGCGAGTACGTTGATCACGATTCGCTCCAGCCAGCAAGTTTCGCGAATTGAAGAAGCCGTGCCGCTGCATAACCCGCTTGGTTTTGAACACTTTGTCGGATTATCTAACCGCCATAAAGCATTGATGAATCAAGCCAAGAAGCTGTCTGTCCTTGATCAGCCTTTACTGATTGAAGGTGAAACTGGCACTGGTAAAGAAATGCTGGCAAAAGCGTGTCACAGCCGATCTAGCCGAGCGAGCAAGCCTTTCCTCGTACTGAGCTGCGCGTCTATGCCGGATGATGTGGCTGAAACTGAACTGTTCGGCCATGCGCCAGGCTCATTTAACCACGAGCAGGGGCACAAAGGCATTTTTGAACAAGCGAATGGCGGCACCGTCTTCTTGGACGAAATTGGTGAAATGAGCTCCCACTTGCAAATCAAGCTACTGCGTTTTCTTCAGGATGGTAATTTCCGTCGAGTTGGCGCAGAGGATGAAATGCACGTTGATGTGCGCATTATCGCCTCTACCAAGCATAACCTTGCTGAGCTGTCGGAAGCGGGCATGTTCCGTGAAGATTTATACTATCGCCTGAACGTTCTTACGTTGACGATTCCTCCTTTACGCAAGCGCTCTAATGATGTCGCTCCACTATTAGAGCTGTTTGTGACTAAGCACGCGCAGCAATTGGGTATTGATAAACCTGATTTCGACGAAGATTTGATCGACGGACTCGCAAACTACCAATGGCCAGGCAATATGCGTCAGCTGGATAATATGGTTCTGCGAGCGTTAACCGAGATGGATGGGCATTTATTGAAGGTTGAACACTTTAATTTGCCACAACCTCAATCGGTCGGTGGTGGCAGTGCGACACTCAATTTAGATGGCTCTTTGGATGAGATCATGCGTGATTACGAGTCTCAGATCCTTGAGCGTTTGTATCAGTCATTCCCATCAAGCCGCAAGCTGGCGAAGCGTTTGAATGTATCACATACGTCAATTGCCAATAAACTGCGTGACTATGGGATTCGTAAAAATTAA
- a CDS encoding DUF2947 domain-containing protein, protein MSYLPLDEYQRKWIFTHQSMPVPEEDLAQIKPMSQARSAQFWKENISAQSPDMDRLSSQDWPMKESNWSETVDWMAAWESDEPNMPTEVETHIDWQDDVTVYFCYEKYNVIETKWSIFKKHWKNFLFYDDGPMLLGRRRAQALWFDSKGNVKLGERH, encoded by the coding sequence ATGTCTTATTTGCCTTTGGACGAATACCAAAGAAAATGGATTTTTACTCACCAGTCGATGCCGGTACCAGAAGAAGACTTAGCGCAGATAAAGCCGATGAGTCAGGCTCGCTCCGCTCAGTTCTGGAAAGAGAACATCAGTGCGCAAAGCCCTGATATGGACCGTTTGAGCTCTCAAGATTGGCCGATGAAAGAGTCCAACTGGTCAGAAACTGTCGACTGGATGGCCGCTTGGGAATCAGACGAGCCAAACATGCCAACCGAAGTGGAAACACATATTGATTGGCAAGACGATGTGACCGTTTATTTCTGTTACGAGAAATACAACGTCATCGAAACCAAGTGGTCTATCTTCAAAAAGCATTGGAAGAACTTCCTGTTCTATGATGATGGCCCAATGTTGCTTGGCCGCCGTCGCGCTCAAGCTCTTTGGTTTGACTCAAAAGGCAATGTTAAACTGGGCGAACGCCATTAG
- a CDS encoding integron integrase produces MKSQFLLSVKEHMLMRHYSNKTIESYLFWIKRYIVFHQFAHPSKLSEEHVVQFLSHIAVKDKVAVKTQALALCSIAFLYRDFFQTPLSLEMRFQKSLTERKLPVVLTRDEIRRFIQHIDPKYKLQTLLLYGSGLRLMECLRLRIQDIDYDYGAIRVWQGKGGKNRTVTLAKELHSSLKAQVDLARSYYQKDCHMPGYAGVYISEGLQRKYPNAQLDFNWHFLFPSAKLSVDPEMGELRRHHINESALQRAVKRSAKDAGIEKSVTCHTLRHSFATHLLESGADIRTVQEQLGHSDVKTTQIYTHVIERGASGVLSPLSNL; encoded by the coding sequence ATGAAATCCCAATTTTTACTTAGTGTAAAAGAGCATATGCTAATGCGTCATTACTCAAATAAAACGATTGAAAGTTACCTATTTTGGATCAAGCGTTATATCGTTTTTCATCAGTTTGCACATCCATCTAAGTTGTCAGAAGAGCATGTAGTTCAGTTCCTTAGTCACATTGCTGTCAAAGATAAAGTAGCAGTAAAAACTCAAGCGTTAGCGCTTTGTTCAATTGCATTTCTCTACCGAGATTTCTTTCAGACACCGCTCTCACTCGAAATGCGATTTCAAAAGTCACTAACTGAGAGAAAACTTCCTGTCGTATTAACACGAGACGAGATTCGTCGATTTATTCAACATATCGATCCCAAATACAAGCTTCAAACACTTCTACTCTATGGTTCCGGGCTTCGCTTAATGGAATGCCTGAGATTAAGAATTCAGGACATTGATTACGATTATGGTGCAATCCGTGTCTGGCAAGGTAAAGGCGGAAAGAACCGTACGGTGACATTAGCAAAAGAGCTACATTCTTCCCTAAAAGCACAAGTGGATCTCGCTCGAAGTTATTATCAAAAAGATTGTCACATGCCTGGCTACGCAGGTGTTTATATTTCAGAGGGTCTACAACGTAAATACCCAAACGCACAGTTGGACTTTAACTGGCACTTTCTATTTCCATCAGCAAAACTAAGTGTTGATCCGGAAATGGGAGAGTTAAGAAGACATCATATCAACGAGAGTGCTCTACAAAGAGCCGTCAAACGCTCTGCGAAAGACGCGGGAATCGAAAAATCGGTAACGTGCCATACGCTAAGACATAGCTTTGCCACGCATCTACTCGAATCAGGTGCCGATATCAGAACAGTTCAGGAGCAGTTAGGGCACTCAGATGTAAAAACCACACAAATCTACACTCACGTTATCGAAAGAGGAGCAAGTGGTGTCCTAAGCCCTCTATCAAACCTTTAA
- a CDS encoding YcjF family protein: MSEFKQKQVFSDNVLEKEKDSVPEELTAQKAFSDKETFVPVTVQEEPQETEQELQLEHVIRPKSGRKWLATGLLTAFSGLVGWQAIDSVVTAVQTSDWLALGWAGFIATIASFGIGALGKELWKLRKLRNHFSIQEESELLVGSDSVGKGKAFCEKVAEQSGVLAENPGFDRWKNSVNPAHSDAEILDMYDSMVVSQQDKLATKIVSQHATESAALVAVSPLAAADMFLVAWRNFKMIDNLSKVYGVELGYASRIKLLKAVFVNMAAAGASELAIDAGMDLMSMDLAGKVSARAGQGLGVGILTARLGLKAMTLLRPLPWYPERQVKLGTIRKAVVAKVASITMKP; the protein is encoded by the coding sequence ATGAGTGAATTCAAACAAAAGCAGGTCTTCTCCGACAATGTACTAGAAAAAGAAAAGGATTCTGTACCAGAGGAGTTAACTGCTCAAAAGGCCTTTAGTGACAAAGAAACCTTTGTGCCTGTTACTGTGCAAGAAGAGCCGCAAGAAACGGAGCAGGAATTGCAGCTTGAGCATGTGATTCGCCCTAAATCTGGTCGAAAATGGTTGGCGACAGGGTTACTTACCGCGTTTTCTGGTCTGGTGGGGTGGCAGGCGATCGATTCAGTTGTCACGGCGGTTCAAACGTCCGATTGGCTTGCATTGGGATGGGCAGGTTTTATTGCAACCATCGCCTCATTTGGTATTGGCGCGCTAGGCAAGGAGTTGTGGAAGCTGCGTAAACTGAGAAACCACTTCAGCATCCAAGAAGAGAGTGAATTGCTTGTTGGCAGTGATAGCGTGGGCAAGGGCAAAGCGTTTTGTGAAAAAGTGGCTGAACAAAGTGGGGTATTGGCAGAAAATCCGGGCTTTGACCGCTGGAAAAACAGTGTTAACCCTGCACACAGCGACGCTGAAATTCTCGATATGTACGACTCAATGGTGGTTAGTCAGCAAGACAAACTGGCTACAAAGATCGTGTCTCAACATGCCACCGAATCCGCTGCGTTAGTTGCAGTCAGCCCTCTCGCCGCAGCAGATATGTTTTTGGTAGCTTGGCGTAACTTCAAAATGATCGACAACTTATCCAAAGTCTATGGCGTTGAGTTGGGCTATGCGTCGCGAATAAAACTGCTCAAAGCGGTCTTTGTGAATATGGCTGCCGCTGGTGCGAGTGAGCTAGCGATTGATGCTGGCATGGATTTAATGTCGATGGATCTTGCGGGCAAAGTATCAGCTCGCGCAGGTCAGGGGCTTGGTGTCGGTATTCTTACCGCTCGTTTAGGCTTAAAAGCAATGACACTGTTGCGCCCATTACCTTGGTATCCTGAGCGTCAGGTTAAACTGGGTACAATTCGCAAAGCGGTAGTGGCGAAAGTTGCATCAATTACGATGAAACCGTAA
- a CDS encoding fumarate hydratase: protein MTVIRKQDVISSVADALQYISYYHPLDFVQALEKAYHREESQAAKDAIAQILINSRMSAEGHRPICQDTGIVTCFVNIGMGVQWDSTDMTVQQMVDEGVRQAYTNPDNPLRASVLMDPAGKRINTKDNTPAVVHINMVPGDKVEIQIAAKGGGSENKTKMVMLNPSDDIAEWVEKTLPTMGAGWCPPGMLGIGIGGTAEKAAVLAKESLMEHIDIQELIDRGPQNAEEELRLDIFNRVNKLGIGAQGLGGLTTVVDVKIKTAPTHAASKPVCLIPNCAATRHVHFTLDGSGPADLTPPKLEEWPDITWEAGANTRRVNLDEVTQADVEQWKTGETVLLSGKILTGRDAAHKRIQTMLQNGEGLPEGVDFKGKFIYYVGPVDAVGDEAVGPAGPTTSTRMDKFTDMMLDETGIMGMIGKAERGPATVESIKKHKAVYLMAVGGAAYLVAKAIKKARVVAFEDLGMEAIYEFEVEDMPVTVAVDSNGVNAHQIGPDTWKVKIQEMEA from the coding sequence ATGACGGTAATTCGCAAGCAGGATGTCATCAGCAGTGTTGCTGATGCGCTACAGTACATTTCTTACTACCACCCGCTAGACTTTGTTCAAGCCCTTGAAAAAGCCTACCACCGCGAAGAGAGCCAAGCCGCGAAAGACGCGATTGCGCAGATCTTAATTAACTCCCGTATGTCGGCAGAAGGCCACCGCCCAATCTGTCAGGACACCGGTATCGTGACGTGTTTTGTCAACATCGGCATGGGCGTTCAGTGGGACTCGACGGACATGACGGTTCAGCAAATGGTAGATGAAGGCGTTCGACAGGCCTACACGAATCCAGATAACCCATTGCGTGCATCGGTTTTGATGGATCCTGCTGGTAAACGTATTAACACTAAAGACAACACGCCAGCGGTAGTACACATCAATATGGTACCGGGCGATAAAGTTGAAATTCAGATCGCGGCGAAGGGCGGCGGCAGTGAAAACAAAACTAAGATGGTGATGCTAAACCCATCTGATGATATTGCCGAGTGGGTAGAAAAAACACTGCCAACGATGGGCGCTGGTTGGTGTCCTCCGGGCATGCTTGGCATTGGTATCGGCGGTACGGCTGAAAAAGCAGCGGTACTGGCAAAAGAATCGCTAATGGAGCATATCGATATTCAAGAGCTTATCGACCGTGGCCCACAAAACGCAGAAGAAGAGCTTCGTCTTGATATCTTCAATCGCGTAAACAAACTTGGTATCGGTGCGCAAGGTCTTGGCGGCCTGACTACCGTAGTTGACGTTAAGATCAAAACAGCGCCAACGCACGCAGCGTCTAAACCAGTATGCTTGATCCCGAACTGTGCTGCGACTCGTCACGTACACTTCACGCTAGATGGCTCAGGCCCGGCAGACTTAACGCCGCCTAAGCTTGAAGAGTGGCCAGATATCACTTGGGAAGCGGGCGCGAATACTCGTCGCGTTAACTTAGACGAAGTGACACAAGCTGATGTTGAGCAGTGGAAGACAGGCGAGACAGTTCTTCTTTCTGGTAAGATTCTTACTGGTCGCGATGCGGCACACAAACGCATCCAGACTATGTTGCAAAATGGTGAGGGTCTACCTGAAGGTGTCGATTTCAAAGGTAAATTTATCTACTACGTTGGCCCTGTAGACGCTGTAGGTGATGAAGCTGTAGGTCCTGCTGGCCCGACTACGTCAACTCGTATGGACAAATTCACCGACATGATGCTTGATGAAACGGGCATTATGGGCATGATCGGTAAAGCAGAGCGTGGCCCTGCGACCGTTGAATCTATCAAGAAGCACAAAGCGGTTTACTTGATGGCGGTTGGCGGCGCGGCTTACCTGGTTGCGAAGGCGATTAAGAAAGCGCGCGTAGTAGCGTTTGAAGATCTCGGTATGGAAGCGATCTACGAATTTGAAGTAGAAGACATGCCAGTAACAGTCGCGGTAGACTCAAACGGTGTGAACGCTCACCAGATTGGTCCGGACACTTGGAAAGTGAAAATCCAAGAGATGGAAGCTTAA